The proteins below are encoded in one region of Equus przewalskii isolate Varuska chromosome 1, EquPr2, whole genome shotgun sequence:
- the CDAN1 gene encoding codanin-1 isoform X3, giving the protein MAAVLESLLREEVSVAAAVRWIARSAQSSEDDPGEAAALSPLRPLRKEFVPFLLNFLREQSSRVLPQGPPTPAKAPGSSAALPGRPGGPPRGSRGARSQLFPPTQLPSPAAEAPSARRGGRRRGPGPARERGGRGPAGLEEGAGGEGLPWAASRRPRGSGSPGSPSLARSDPPNLSNLEEFPPVGSVPLGPAGRTKPSRRINPTPVSEERSLSKPKTCFTSPPINCVPSSQPSVLDTSPWGHGLPPGCRSLQEEREMLRKERSKQLQQSPTPACPTPESGSPLPSRIGNLTAEPADPAGVSSHRRLELVALIYSSCLAENLVPNLFLELFFILQLLTARRMVAVKDSDLEPSPGALDSLESPLFQSVHDCVFFAVQVLEHQFQVLSCLDKGTLKLLAENERLLCFSPALQGRLQAAYESSVAKVSLAMPPSAQAVSFQPETDNRANFSSDRAFHTFKKQRDVFYEVLREWEDHHEQPGWDFEKGLGSRIRAMMGQLSAACSHSHFVRLFQKQLLQMCQSPGGAGGPVLGEAPDVLSMLGADKLGRLRRLQERLVAPQSSGGPCPPPTFPGCQGFFRDFILSASSFQFNQHLMDSLSLKIRELNGLALPQPEPSDEDGESDVDWQGERRQFAVVLLSLRLLAKFLGFVAFLPYRGPEPPPTRELQDSILALRSQVPPALDVLALLQQGLRARRAVLTVPWLVEFLSLADHIVPMLDYYRSVFTLLLHLHRSLVLSKEGEGEMCFLNKLLLLAVLGWLFQIPTVPEDLFFLEEGQLEAFEVDTVASEHGLDGMPVVDQHLLYTCCPYIGELRKLLASWVSGSSARSGGFVRKITPTTTTSLGAQPPRTTQGLQAQLAQAFFHNQPPSLRRTVEFVAERIGSNCVKHIKATLVADLVRQAESLLQEQLVMQGQEGGDPAQLLESLCSQLCPHGAQALTQGREFCQKKSPGAVRALLPEETPAAVLSSAEHIAVGLATEKACAWLSANITALIRREVKAAVSRLLRAQGPEPAARGERRGCSRACEHHAPLPSHLISEIKDVLSLAAGPRDPEEGVSPEHLEQLLGQLGQMLQCRQFLCPPAEQHLAKCSVELASLLVADQIPVLGPPAQHQLDRGQARRLLHMLLSLWKDNFQVPVPLQLLLSPRNVGLLADTRPREWDLLLFLLRELVEKGLMGQTEIEACLGSLREAQWPGDFSEELATLFNLFLAEPHVPEPQLRACELVQPNRGTVLAQS; this is encoded by the exons ATGGCGGCCGTTTTGGAGTCGCTACTGCGAGAGGAGGTGTCGGTCGCGGCCGCCGTGCGGTGGATCGCGCGCAGCGCCCAGAGTTCGGAG GATGACCCCGGGGAGGCGGCCGCGCTGAGCCCGCTCCGGCCGCTGCGGAAGGAATTCGTGCCGTTCCTGCTGAACTTCCTGAGGGAGCAGAGCAGCCGCGTCCTCCCGCAGggccccccaacccccgccaAGGCCCCGGGCTCCTCGGCGGCCCTGCCAGGGAGGCCGGGGGGCCCGCCGCGGGGCAGCCGCGGGGCGCGCAGCcagctcttccctcccacccagcTCCCGAGCCCCGCCGCCGAGGCCCCTTCGGCCCGCCGCGGGGGCAGGAGGCGGGGCCCGGGGCCGGCCCGCGAGCGCGGAGGCCGCGGCCCCgcgggcctggaggagggggccggCGGGGAGGGCCTGCCCTGGGCCGCGAGCCGGAGGCCTCGGGGCTCTGGCAGCCCCGGCAGCCCCAGCCTCGCGCGCTCTGATCCACCAAACCTCAGCAACCTGGAGGAGTTCCCTCCCGTAGGCTCGGTTCCCCTCGGCCCTGCAGG CAGGACGAAGCCTTCACGCAGGATCAACCCAACTCCGGTGAGCGAAGAGCGGTCACTCTCCAAGCCCAAGACCTGCTTCACCTCACCCCCAATCAACTGTGTCCCCAGTTCCCAACCCTCAGTCCTGGACACTAGCCCTTGGGGCCATGGCCTTCCCCCAGGGTGCAGAAGTCTGCAAGAGGAGCGGGAGATGCTCAGGAAGGAGCG CTCCAAGCAGCTGCAGCAGTCACCTACTCCCGCCTGTCCCACCCCAGAGTCAgggtctcccctccccagccgGATAGGAAACCTCACCGCTGAACCCGCGGACCCTGCTGGAGTGTCTTCCCACCGGCGCCTGGAACTGGTAGCCCTTATCTACTCTTCATGCCTTGCAG AGAACCTGGTCCCAAACCTCTTCTTGGAGCTTTTCTTCATCCTTCAGCTCCTTACTGCCCGGAGGATGGTGGCCGTCAAGGACAGTGACCTTGAACCAAGTCCAGGAGCTTTAG ATTCCCTGGAAAGTCCACTGTTCCAGAGCGTCCATGACTGTGTCTTCTTTGCTGTGCAGGTTTTGGAGCATCAGTTTCA AGTTCTTTCCTGTCTGGACAAAGGGACCTTGAAGCTGTTGGCTGAGAATGAGCGGCTGCTGTGCTTCTCACCTGCTCTGCAAGGCCGCCTTCAAGCTGCCTACGAGAGCAGCGTTGCTAAG GTCTCCCTGGCGATGCCACCCTCTGCTCAAGCTGTCTCCTTTCAGCCGGAAACTGACAATCGTGCCAACTTCTCCAGTGACCGAGcctttcatacttttaaaaaacagag GGATGTGTTTTATGAGGTGCTTCGAGAGTGGGAAGATCACCATGAGCAGCCTGGCTGGGATTTTGAGAAGGGCTTGGGCAGCAGGATCAG AGCCATGATGGGTCAACTCTCTGCAGCCTGCAGCCACAGCCACTTTGTTCGGCTTTTCCAAAAACAGCTTCTCCAG ATGTGTCAGAGTCCTGGTGGTGCTGGGGGCCCTGTCTTGGGTGAGGCTCCAGATGTGTTAAGTATGCTTGGAGCTGACAAGCTGGGGCGGTTGCGGCGCCTACAGGAACGGCTTGTGGCCCCTCAAAGCAGCGGGGggccctgcccgccccccacctTCCCAGGCTGTCAGGGCTTCTTCAGGGACTTCATCCTGAGTGCCAGCAG CTTCCAGTTTAATCAGCATCTCATGGATAGTCTGAGTTTGAAGATCCGGGAGCTCAATGGCCTGGCTCTTCCTCAGCCTGAGCCTAGTGATGAAGATGGGGAGTCAGACGTGGACTGGCAG GGTGAACGGAGGCAGTTTGCTGTGGTGCTGCTCAGCCTGAGGCTTCTGGCTAAGTTTCTGGGTTTTGTGGCTTTCCTGCCATACCGAGGGCCTGAACCACCCCCGACCCGTGAGCTCCAGGACTCCATTCTGGCCCTGAGGAGCCAG GTGCCCCCGGCCCTGGACGTGCTGGCTCTGCTGCAGCAGGGGCTGCGGGCTCGCCGAGCGGTGCTCACAGTGCCCTGGCTGGTGGAGTTCCTTTCCCTCGCCGACCACATTGTTCCCATGCTGGACTATTACCGCAGCGTCTTCACTCTCCTGCTACACCTACATCG GAGCCTGGTCTTGTCAAAGGAAGGCGAAGGGGAGATGTGTTTTCTAAACAAGCTGCTGCTCCTTGCTGTCCTGGGCTGGCTTTTCCAG ATTCCCACAGTCCCTGAGGACCTGTTCTTTCTGGAAGAGGGTCAGTTGGAAGCCTTTGAGGTGGACACAGTAGCTTCcgagcatggcttg GACGGCATGCCTGTGGTGGACCAGCACCTGCTCTACACCTGCTGCCCCTATATCG GAGAGCTCCGCAAACTGCTCGCTTCATGGGTGTCAGGCAGCAGTGCACGGAGTGGGGGCTTCGTGAGAAAAatcacccccaccaccaccaccagcctgGGAGCCCAGCCTCCCCGGACCACTCAGGGGCTTCAG GCACAGCTGGCCCAAGCCTTTTTCCACAACCAGCCACCCTCCCTGCGCAGGACTGTGGAGTTTGTGGCGGAGAGAATTGGCTCCAACTGTGTCAAACATATCAA GGCCACGTTGGTGGCAGATCTGGTGCGCCAGGCAGAGTCGCTTCTTCAAGAGCAGCTGGTGATGCAGGGACAGGAAGGGGGAGATCCAGCCCAGCTGTTGGAGAGCTTGTGTTCCCAGCTGTGCCCCCACGGGGCCCAGGCATTGACCCAGGGGCGGGA gTTCTGCCAGAAGAAGAGCCCCGGCGCTGTGCGGGCACTGCTTCCCGAGGAGACCCCCGCAGCC GTTCTAAGCAGCGCAGAGCACATCGCTGTGGGGCTTGCAACAGAGAAAGCCTGTGCTTGGTTGTCAGCCAACATCACAG CGCTGATCAGGAGAGAGGTGAAGGCGGCAGTGAGTCGCCTGCTTCGAGCCCAGGGTCCTGAACCGGCCGCCCGGGGGGAGCGGAGGGGCTGCTCCCGTGCCTGTGAGCAccatgctcccctcccctcccacctcatcTCCGAGATAAAA GATGTGCTTTCTCTGGCTGCGGGGCCCAGGGACCCTGAGGAGGGTGTGTCCCCGGAGCATCTGGAGCAGCTCCTAGGCCAGCTGGGCCAGATGCTGCAGTGTCGCCAG TTCCTGTGCCCACCTGCCGAGCAGCATCTGGCAAAGTGCTCTGTGGAGTTAGCATCCCTCCTTG TTGCAGACCAAATTCCTGTCCTAGGGCCCCCGGCACAGCACCAGCTGGACAGAGGGCAGGCGCGAAGGCTCCTGCACATGCTGCTTTCCCTGTGGAAGGACAACTTTCAGGTGCCAGTTCCGCTGCAGCTACTGCTGAGCCCAAGAAACGTGGGGCTTCTGGCAGACACTCGGCCCAGGGAG TGGGACCTGTTGCTCTTCTTGCTCCGGGAGCTGGTAGAGAAAGGCCTCATGGGACAGACTGAGATAGAGGCCTGCCTGGGCAGCCTCCGTGAGGCCCAGTGGCCAGGG GACTTCTCTGAAGAATTAGCAACACTGTTCAACCTGTTTCTAGCCGAGCCCCACGTGCCAGAACCCCAGCTAAGAGCTTGTGAGCTGGTGCAGCCAAACCGGGGGACTGTGCTGGCCCAGAGCTAG
- the CDAN1 gene encoding codanin-1 isoform X1, which yields MAAVLESLLREEVSVAAAVRWIARSAQSSEDDPGEAAALSPLRPLRKEFVPFLLNFLREQSSRVLPQGPPTPAKAPGSSAALPGRPGGPPRGSRGARSQLFPPTQLPSPAAEAPSARRGGRRRGPGPARERGGRGPAGLEEGAGGEGLPWAASRRPRGSGSPGSPSLARSDPPNLSNLEEFPPVGSVPLGPAGTKPSRRINPTPVSEERSLSKPKTCFTSPPINCVPSSQPSVLDTSPWGHGLPPGCRSLQEEREMLRKERSKQLQQSPTPACPTPESGSPLPSRIGNLTAEPADPAGVSSHRRLELVALIYSSCLAENLVPNLFLELFFILQLLTARRMVAVKDSDLEPSPGALDSLESPLFQSVHDCVFFAVQVLEHQFQVLSCLDKGTLKLLAENERLLCFSPALQGRLQAAYESSVAKVSLAMPPSAQAVSFQPETDNRANFSSDRAFHTFKKQRDVFYEVLREWEDHHEQPGWDFEKGLGSRIRAMMGQLSAACSHSHFVRLFQKQLLQMCQSPGGAGGPVLGEAPDVLSMLGADKLGRLRRLQERLVAPQSSGGPCPPPTFPGCQGFFRDFILSASSFQFNQHLMDSLSLKIRELNGLALPQPEPSDEDGESDVDWQGERRQFAVVLLSLRLLAKFLGFVAFLPYRGPEPPPTRELQDSILALRSQVPPALDVLALLQQGLRARRAVLTVPWLVEFLSLADHIVPMLDYYRSVFTLLLHLHRSLVLSKEGEGEMCFLNKLLLLAVLGWLFQIPTVPEDLFFLEEGQLEAFEVDTVASEHGLDGMPVVDQHLLYTCCPYIGELRKLLASWVSGSSARSGGFVRKITPTTTTSLGAQPPRTTQGLQAQLAQAFFHNQPPSLRRTVEFVAERIGSNCVKHIKATLVADLVRQAESLLQEQLVMQGQEGGDPAQLLESLCSQLCPHGAQALTQGREFCQKKSPGAVRALLPEETPAAVLSSAEHIAVGLATEKACAWLSANITALIRREVKAAVSRLLRAQGPEPAARGERRGCSRACEHHAPLPSHLISEIKDVLSLAAGPRDPEEGVSPEHLEQLLGQLGQMLQCRQFLCPPAEQHLAKCSVELASLLVADQIPVLGPPAQHQLDRGQARRLLHMLLSLWKDNFQVPVPLQLLLSPRNVGLLADTRPREWDLLLFLLRELVEKGLMGQTEIEACLGSLREAQWPGDFSEELATLFNLFLAEPHVPEPQLRACELVQPNRGTVLAQS from the exons ATGGCGGCCGTTTTGGAGTCGCTACTGCGAGAGGAGGTGTCGGTCGCGGCCGCCGTGCGGTGGATCGCGCGCAGCGCCCAGAGTTCGGAG GATGACCCCGGGGAGGCGGCCGCGCTGAGCCCGCTCCGGCCGCTGCGGAAGGAATTCGTGCCGTTCCTGCTGAACTTCCTGAGGGAGCAGAGCAGCCGCGTCCTCCCGCAGggccccccaacccccgccaAGGCCCCGGGCTCCTCGGCGGCCCTGCCAGGGAGGCCGGGGGGCCCGCCGCGGGGCAGCCGCGGGGCGCGCAGCcagctcttccctcccacccagcTCCCGAGCCCCGCCGCCGAGGCCCCTTCGGCCCGCCGCGGGGGCAGGAGGCGGGGCCCGGGGCCGGCCCGCGAGCGCGGAGGCCGCGGCCCCgcgggcctggaggagggggccggCGGGGAGGGCCTGCCCTGGGCCGCGAGCCGGAGGCCTCGGGGCTCTGGCAGCCCCGGCAGCCCCAGCCTCGCGCGCTCTGATCCACCAAACCTCAGCAACCTGGAGGAGTTCCCTCCCGTAGGCTCGGTTCCCCTCGGCCCTGCAGG GACGAAGCCTTCACGCAGGATCAACCCAACTCCGGTGAGCGAAGAGCGGTCACTCTCCAAGCCCAAGACCTGCTTCACCTCACCCCCAATCAACTGTGTCCCCAGTTCCCAACCCTCAGTCCTGGACACTAGCCCTTGGGGCCATGGCCTTCCCCCAGGGTGCAGAAGTCTGCAAGAGGAGCGGGAGATGCTCAGGAAGGAGCG CTCCAAGCAGCTGCAGCAGTCACCTACTCCCGCCTGTCCCACCCCAGAGTCAgggtctcccctccccagccgGATAGGAAACCTCACCGCTGAACCCGCGGACCCTGCTGGAGTGTCTTCCCACCGGCGCCTGGAACTGGTAGCCCTTATCTACTCTTCATGCCTTGCAG AGAACCTGGTCCCAAACCTCTTCTTGGAGCTTTTCTTCATCCTTCAGCTCCTTACTGCCCGGAGGATGGTGGCCGTCAAGGACAGTGACCTTGAACCAAGTCCAGGAGCTTTAG ATTCCCTGGAAAGTCCACTGTTCCAGAGCGTCCATGACTGTGTCTTCTTTGCTGTGCAGGTTTTGGAGCATCAGTTTCA AGTTCTTTCCTGTCTGGACAAAGGGACCTTGAAGCTGTTGGCTGAGAATGAGCGGCTGCTGTGCTTCTCACCTGCTCTGCAAGGCCGCCTTCAAGCTGCCTACGAGAGCAGCGTTGCTAAG GTCTCCCTGGCGATGCCACCCTCTGCTCAAGCTGTCTCCTTTCAGCCGGAAACTGACAATCGTGCCAACTTCTCCAGTGACCGAGcctttcatacttttaaaaaacagag GGATGTGTTTTATGAGGTGCTTCGAGAGTGGGAAGATCACCATGAGCAGCCTGGCTGGGATTTTGAGAAGGGCTTGGGCAGCAGGATCAG AGCCATGATGGGTCAACTCTCTGCAGCCTGCAGCCACAGCCACTTTGTTCGGCTTTTCCAAAAACAGCTTCTCCAG ATGTGTCAGAGTCCTGGTGGTGCTGGGGGCCCTGTCTTGGGTGAGGCTCCAGATGTGTTAAGTATGCTTGGAGCTGACAAGCTGGGGCGGTTGCGGCGCCTACAGGAACGGCTTGTGGCCCCTCAAAGCAGCGGGGggccctgcccgccccccacctTCCCAGGCTGTCAGGGCTTCTTCAGGGACTTCATCCTGAGTGCCAGCAG CTTCCAGTTTAATCAGCATCTCATGGATAGTCTGAGTTTGAAGATCCGGGAGCTCAATGGCCTGGCTCTTCCTCAGCCTGAGCCTAGTGATGAAGATGGGGAGTCAGACGTGGACTGGCAG GGTGAACGGAGGCAGTTTGCTGTGGTGCTGCTCAGCCTGAGGCTTCTGGCTAAGTTTCTGGGTTTTGTGGCTTTCCTGCCATACCGAGGGCCTGAACCACCCCCGACCCGTGAGCTCCAGGACTCCATTCTGGCCCTGAGGAGCCAG GTGCCCCCGGCCCTGGACGTGCTGGCTCTGCTGCAGCAGGGGCTGCGGGCTCGCCGAGCGGTGCTCACAGTGCCCTGGCTGGTGGAGTTCCTTTCCCTCGCCGACCACATTGTTCCCATGCTGGACTATTACCGCAGCGTCTTCACTCTCCTGCTACACCTACATCG GAGCCTGGTCTTGTCAAAGGAAGGCGAAGGGGAGATGTGTTTTCTAAACAAGCTGCTGCTCCTTGCTGTCCTGGGCTGGCTTTTCCAG ATTCCCACAGTCCCTGAGGACCTGTTCTTTCTGGAAGAGGGTCAGTTGGAAGCCTTTGAGGTGGACACAGTAGCTTCcgagcatggcttg GACGGCATGCCTGTGGTGGACCAGCACCTGCTCTACACCTGCTGCCCCTATATCG GAGAGCTCCGCAAACTGCTCGCTTCATGGGTGTCAGGCAGCAGTGCACGGAGTGGGGGCTTCGTGAGAAAAatcacccccaccaccaccaccagcctgGGAGCCCAGCCTCCCCGGACCACTCAGGGGCTTCAG GCACAGCTGGCCCAAGCCTTTTTCCACAACCAGCCACCCTCCCTGCGCAGGACTGTGGAGTTTGTGGCGGAGAGAATTGGCTCCAACTGTGTCAAACATATCAA GGCCACGTTGGTGGCAGATCTGGTGCGCCAGGCAGAGTCGCTTCTTCAAGAGCAGCTGGTGATGCAGGGACAGGAAGGGGGAGATCCAGCCCAGCTGTTGGAGAGCTTGTGTTCCCAGCTGTGCCCCCACGGGGCCCAGGCATTGACCCAGGGGCGGGA gTTCTGCCAGAAGAAGAGCCCCGGCGCTGTGCGGGCACTGCTTCCCGAGGAGACCCCCGCAGCC GTTCTAAGCAGCGCAGAGCACATCGCTGTGGGGCTTGCAACAGAGAAAGCCTGTGCTTGGTTGTCAGCCAACATCACAG CGCTGATCAGGAGAGAGGTGAAGGCGGCAGTGAGTCGCCTGCTTCGAGCCCAGGGTCCTGAACCGGCCGCCCGGGGGGAGCGGAGGGGCTGCTCCCGTGCCTGTGAGCAccatgctcccctcccctcccacctcatcTCCGAGATAAAA GATGTGCTTTCTCTGGCTGCGGGGCCCAGGGACCCTGAGGAGGGTGTGTCCCCGGAGCATCTGGAGCAGCTCCTAGGCCAGCTGGGCCAGATGCTGCAGTGTCGCCAG TTCCTGTGCCCACCTGCCGAGCAGCATCTGGCAAAGTGCTCTGTGGAGTTAGCATCCCTCCTTG TTGCAGACCAAATTCCTGTCCTAGGGCCCCCGGCACAGCACCAGCTGGACAGAGGGCAGGCGCGAAGGCTCCTGCACATGCTGCTTTCCCTGTGGAAGGACAACTTTCAGGTGCCAGTTCCGCTGCAGCTACTGCTGAGCCCAAGAAACGTGGGGCTTCTGGCAGACACTCGGCCCAGGGAG TGGGACCTGTTGCTCTTCTTGCTCCGGGAGCTGGTAGAGAAAGGCCTCATGGGACAGACTGAGATAGAGGCCTGCCTGGGCAGCCTCCGTGAGGCCCAGTGGCCAGGG GACTTCTCTGAAGAATTAGCAACACTGTTCAACCTGTTTCTAGCCGAGCCCCACGTGCCAGAACCCCAGCTAAGAGCTTGTGAGCTGGTGCAGCCAAACCGGGGGACTGTGCTGGCCCAGAGCTAG
- the CDAN1 gene encoding codanin-1 isoform X2, translated as MAAVLESLLREEVSVAAAVRWIARSAQSSEDDPGEAAALSPLRPLRKEFVPFLLNFLREQSSRVLPQGPPTPAKAPGSSAALPGRPGGPPRGSRGARSQLFPPTQLPSPAAEAPSARRGGRRRGPGPARERGGRGPAGLEEGAGGEGLPWAASRRPRGSGSPGSPSLARSDPPNLSNLEEFPPVGSVPLGPAGRTKPSRRINPTPVSEERSLSKPKTCFTSPPINCVPSSQPSVLDTSPWGHGLPPGCRSLQEEREMLRKERSKQLQQSPTPACPTPESGSPLPSRIGNLTAEPADPAGVSSHRRLELVALIYSSCLAENLVPNLFLELFFILQLLTARRMVAVKDSDLEPSPGALDSLESPLFQSVHDCVFFAVQVLEHQFQVLSCLDKGTLKLLAENERLLCFSPALQGRLQAAYESSVAKVSLAMPPSAQAVSFQPETDNRANFSSDRAFHTFKKQRDVFYEVLREWEDHHEQPGWDFEKGLGSRIRAMMGQLSAACSHSHFVRLFQKQLLQMCQSPGGAGGPVLGEAPDVLSMLGADKLGRLRRLQERLVAPQSSGGPCPPPTFPGCQGFFRDFILSASSFQFNQHLMDSLSLKIRELNGLALPQPEPSDEDGESDVDWQGERRQFAVVLLSLRLLAKFLGFVAFLPYRGPEPPPTRELQDSILALRSQVPPALDVLALLQQGLRARRAVLTVPWLVEFLSLADHIVPMLDYYRSVFTLLLHLHRSLVLSKEGEGEMCFLNKLLLLAVLGWLFQIPTVPEDLFFLEEGQLEAFEVDTVASEHGLDGMPVVDQHLLYTCCPYIGELRKLLASWVSGSSARSGGFVRKITPTTTTSLGAQPPRTTQGLQAQLAQAFFHNQPPSLRRTVEFVAERIGSNCVKHIKATLVADLVRQAESLLQEQLVMQGQEGGDPAQLLESLCSQLCPHGAQALTQGREFCQKKSPGAVRALLPEETPAAVLSSAEHIAVGLATEKACAWLSANITALIRREVKAAVSRLLRAQGPEPAARGERRGCSRACEHHAPLPSHLISEIKDVLSLAAGPRDPEEGVSPEHLEQLLGQLGQMLQCRQFLCPPAEQHLAKCSVELASLLGPPAQHQLDRGQARRLLHMLLSLWKDNFQVPVPLQLLLSPRNVGLLADTRPREWDLLLFLLRELVEKGLMGQTEIEACLGSLREAQWPGDFSEELATLFNLFLAEPHVPEPQLRACELVQPNRGTVLAQS; from the exons ATGGCGGCCGTTTTGGAGTCGCTACTGCGAGAGGAGGTGTCGGTCGCGGCCGCCGTGCGGTGGATCGCGCGCAGCGCCCAGAGTTCGGAG GATGACCCCGGGGAGGCGGCCGCGCTGAGCCCGCTCCGGCCGCTGCGGAAGGAATTCGTGCCGTTCCTGCTGAACTTCCTGAGGGAGCAGAGCAGCCGCGTCCTCCCGCAGggccccccaacccccgccaAGGCCCCGGGCTCCTCGGCGGCCCTGCCAGGGAGGCCGGGGGGCCCGCCGCGGGGCAGCCGCGGGGCGCGCAGCcagctcttccctcccacccagcTCCCGAGCCCCGCCGCCGAGGCCCCTTCGGCCCGCCGCGGGGGCAGGAGGCGGGGCCCGGGGCCGGCCCGCGAGCGCGGAGGCCGCGGCCCCgcgggcctggaggagggggccggCGGGGAGGGCCTGCCCTGGGCCGCGAGCCGGAGGCCTCGGGGCTCTGGCAGCCCCGGCAGCCCCAGCCTCGCGCGCTCTGATCCACCAAACCTCAGCAACCTGGAGGAGTTCCCTCCCGTAGGCTCGGTTCCCCTCGGCCCTGCAGG CAGGACGAAGCCTTCACGCAGGATCAACCCAACTCCGGTGAGCGAAGAGCGGTCACTCTCCAAGCCCAAGACCTGCTTCACCTCACCCCCAATCAACTGTGTCCCCAGTTCCCAACCCTCAGTCCTGGACACTAGCCCTTGGGGCCATGGCCTTCCCCCAGGGTGCAGAAGTCTGCAAGAGGAGCGGGAGATGCTCAGGAAGGAGCG CTCCAAGCAGCTGCAGCAGTCACCTACTCCCGCCTGTCCCACCCCAGAGTCAgggtctcccctccccagccgGATAGGAAACCTCACCGCTGAACCCGCGGACCCTGCTGGAGTGTCTTCCCACCGGCGCCTGGAACTGGTAGCCCTTATCTACTCTTCATGCCTTGCAG AGAACCTGGTCCCAAACCTCTTCTTGGAGCTTTTCTTCATCCTTCAGCTCCTTACTGCCCGGAGGATGGTGGCCGTCAAGGACAGTGACCTTGAACCAAGTCCAGGAGCTTTAG ATTCCCTGGAAAGTCCACTGTTCCAGAGCGTCCATGACTGTGTCTTCTTTGCTGTGCAGGTTTTGGAGCATCAGTTTCA AGTTCTTTCCTGTCTGGACAAAGGGACCTTGAAGCTGTTGGCTGAGAATGAGCGGCTGCTGTGCTTCTCACCTGCTCTGCAAGGCCGCCTTCAAGCTGCCTACGAGAGCAGCGTTGCTAAG GTCTCCCTGGCGATGCCACCCTCTGCTCAAGCTGTCTCCTTTCAGCCGGAAACTGACAATCGTGCCAACTTCTCCAGTGACCGAGcctttcatacttttaaaaaacagag GGATGTGTTTTATGAGGTGCTTCGAGAGTGGGAAGATCACCATGAGCAGCCTGGCTGGGATTTTGAGAAGGGCTTGGGCAGCAGGATCAG AGCCATGATGGGTCAACTCTCTGCAGCCTGCAGCCACAGCCACTTTGTTCGGCTTTTCCAAAAACAGCTTCTCCAG ATGTGTCAGAGTCCTGGTGGTGCTGGGGGCCCTGTCTTGGGTGAGGCTCCAGATGTGTTAAGTATGCTTGGAGCTGACAAGCTGGGGCGGTTGCGGCGCCTACAGGAACGGCTTGTGGCCCCTCAAAGCAGCGGGGggccctgcccgccccccacctTCCCAGGCTGTCAGGGCTTCTTCAGGGACTTCATCCTGAGTGCCAGCAG CTTCCAGTTTAATCAGCATCTCATGGATAGTCTGAGTTTGAAGATCCGGGAGCTCAATGGCCTGGCTCTTCCTCAGCCTGAGCCTAGTGATGAAGATGGGGAGTCAGACGTGGACTGGCAG GGTGAACGGAGGCAGTTTGCTGTGGTGCTGCTCAGCCTGAGGCTTCTGGCTAAGTTTCTGGGTTTTGTGGCTTTCCTGCCATACCGAGGGCCTGAACCACCCCCGACCCGTGAGCTCCAGGACTCCATTCTGGCCCTGAGGAGCCAG GTGCCCCCGGCCCTGGACGTGCTGGCTCTGCTGCAGCAGGGGCTGCGGGCTCGCCGAGCGGTGCTCACAGTGCCCTGGCTGGTGGAGTTCCTTTCCCTCGCCGACCACATTGTTCCCATGCTGGACTATTACCGCAGCGTCTTCACTCTCCTGCTACACCTACATCG GAGCCTGGTCTTGTCAAAGGAAGGCGAAGGGGAGATGTGTTTTCTAAACAAGCTGCTGCTCCTTGCTGTCCTGGGCTGGCTTTTCCAG ATTCCCACAGTCCCTGAGGACCTGTTCTTTCTGGAAGAGGGTCAGTTGGAAGCCTTTGAGGTGGACACAGTAGCTTCcgagcatggcttg GACGGCATGCCTGTGGTGGACCAGCACCTGCTCTACACCTGCTGCCCCTATATCG GAGAGCTCCGCAAACTGCTCGCTTCATGGGTGTCAGGCAGCAGTGCACGGAGTGGGGGCTTCGTGAGAAAAatcacccccaccaccaccaccagcctgGGAGCCCAGCCTCCCCGGACCACTCAGGGGCTTCAG GCACAGCTGGCCCAAGCCTTTTTCCACAACCAGCCACCCTCCCTGCGCAGGACTGTGGAGTTTGTGGCGGAGAGAATTGGCTCCAACTGTGTCAAACATATCAA GGCCACGTTGGTGGCAGATCTGGTGCGCCAGGCAGAGTCGCTTCTTCAAGAGCAGCTGGTGATGCAGGGACAGGAAGGGGGAGATCCAGCCCAGCTGTTGGAGAGCTTGTGTTCCCAGCTGTGCCCCCACGGGGCCCAGGCATTGACCCAGGGGCGGGA gTTCTGCCAGAAGAAGAGCCCCGGCGCTGTGCGGGCACTGCTTCCCGAGGAGACCCCCGCAGCC GTTCTAAGCAGCGCAGAGCACATCGCTGTGGGGCTTGCAACAGAGAAAGCCTGTGCTTGGTTGTCAGCCAACATCACAG CGCTGATCAGGAGAGAGGTGAAGGCGGCAGTGAGTCGCCTGCTTCGAGCCCAGGGTCCTGAACCGGCCGCCCGGGGGGAGCGGAGGGGCTGCTCCCGTGCCTGTGAGCAccatgctcccctcccctcccacctcatcTCCGAGATAAAA GATGTGCTTTCTCTGGCTGCGGGGCCCAGGGACCCTGAGGAGGGTGTGTCCCCGGAGCATCTGGAGCAGCTCCTAGGCCAGCTGGGCCAGATGCTGCAGTGTCGCCAG TTCCTGTGCCCACCTGCCGAGCAGCATCTGGCAAAGTGCTCTGTGGAGTTAGCATCCCTCCTTG GGCCCCCGGCACAGCACCAGCTGGACAGAGGGCAGGCGCGAAGGCTCCTGCACATGCTGCTTTCCCTGTGGAAGGACAACTTTCAGGTGCCAGTTCCGCTGCAGCTACTGCTGAGCCCAAGAAACGTGGGGCTTCTGGCAGACACTCGGCCCAGGGAG TGGGACCTGTTGCTCTTCTTGCTCCGGGAGCTGGTAGAGAAAGGCCTCATGGGACAGACTGAGATAGAGGCCTGCCTGGGCAGCCTCCGTGAGGCCCAGTGGCCAGGG GACTTCTCTGAAGAATTAGCAACACTGTTCAACCTGTTTCTAGCCGAGCCCCACGTGCCAGAACCCCAGCTAAGAGCTTGTGAGCTGGTGCAGCCAAACCGGGGGACTGTGCTGGCCCAGAGCTAG